A genomic window from Candidatus Kouleothrix ribensis includes:
- a CDS encoding protein DA1: MTSYLTRTQKPSSDHCAACGVHLAHGYYFLRDRADRYCPDCIASRPRCDACSAPVGDQHWMLHDGRMLCSNCHATAIVDPALARQLYDETVAAVGMQLGLRLRVGVEFRLVDAPTMAAVRAGADDGHPPDERTLGLYQRQGRLRAIYMLYGLPKLLFRTVVAHEYAHAWQGETCPLLEDNALREGFAEWVAYRHLLYLGCTRAAQRMLTSSHPYRPLMEQVLAIEAQAGPTGVLKHIVEVGRGLAEPLQH; encoded by the coding sequence ATGACCTCATACCTGACTCGCACCCAAAAGCCCAGTAGTGACCACTGCGCCGCCTGCGGGGTACACCTGGCCCATGGCTACTACTTTCTACGCGACCGGGCCGACCGCTACTGCCCCGACTGCATCGCCAGCCGGCCGCGCTGCGACGCGTGCTCGGCGCCGGTGGGCGACCAGCACTGGATGCTGCACGACGGGCGCATGCTCTGTAGCAACTGCCACGCCACCGCAATCGTCGACCCGGCGCTGGCGCGGCAGCTGTACGACGAGACGGTGGCCGCAGTTGGCATGCAGCTCGGCCTGCGGCTACGCGTCGGCGTCGAGTTCCGGCTGGTCGATGCGCCGACCATGGCGGCGGTGCGGGCCGGCGCCGACGACGGCCACCCGCCCGACGAGCGCACGCTGGGGCTATACCAGCGCCAGGGCCGGCTACGGGCGATCTACATGCTATACGGGCTGCCGAAGCTGCTGTTTCGCACGGTGGTGGCGCACGAGTATGCCCACGCCTGGCAGGGAGAGACATGCCCGCTGCTCGAGGACAACGCGCTGCGCGAAGGCTTCGCCGAGTGGGTCGCCTATCGCCACCTGCTATACCTGGGCTGCACACGCGCCGCCCAGCGTATGCTCACCTCGTCGCACCCTTACCGCCCACTGATGGAGCAAGTGCTGGCGATCGAAGCCCAGGCCGGCCCGACCGGCGTGCTCAAGCATATCGTCGAAGTCGGGCGCGGCCTGGCCGAGCCGCTACAGCACTGA
- a CDS encoding VWA domain-containing protein, whose product MPKLSMQIEPAQPALPLLAEPQLCYLLVTITASSDSERPVNWALVADASRSMRIPIVSEAQFRALLRDGAAQEILVDGVPVWQLAGPVPAQLRATAPSALDFVARALHSIVDRLGAHDRFALVACAEDVLVLTRSSAGTDRAALARGIGRLPSLNLGERTDLARGIEQGLAELRRSRDAQRAERLLLLTDGFTQRPEECLRLAAVAAAEGIVISTIGLGGEFQDDLLTEIADRSAGRAVFLRKPEAIPHAIGAELQSARAVAASSIVLRLTLEHGTSLRRATRIRPELAVLDDAIQSGAAAGSYTLALGEIAADARLLLLLELLAAPQPAGVARLGRAEAGARGMAPLAADLAAQFGRVEAAPPAVLDAAARANAARLQQRARATAARGDAPEAARLLRAAAARFDALGEPALAQLARSQASTLDQTGQADTLAAKELTYATRRLGEG is encoded by the coding sequence ATGCCAAAGCTCTCGATGCAGATCGAGCCGGCCCAGCCGGCACTGCCGCTGCTGGCCGAGCCACAGCTATGCTACCTGCTCGTGACGATCACCGCCAGCAGCGACAGCGAGCGCCCGGTAAACTGGGCGCTGGTGGCCGACGCGAGCCGCTCGATGCGCATCCCGATCGTGAGCGAGGCGCAGTTTCGGGCGCTGCTGCGCGACGGCGCCGCGCAAGAGATCCTGGTCGATGGCGTGCCGGTGTGGCAGCTGGCCGGGCCGGTACCAGCCCAGCTGCGCGCCACCGCGCCGAGTGCGCTCGACTTCGTCGCCCGCGCGCTGCACAGCATCGTCGACCGGCTGGGCGCCCACGATCGCTTCGCGCTGGTGGCCTGCGCCGAAGACGTGCTGGTGCTGACCCGCAGCAGCGCCGGCACCGACCGCGCCGCACTGGCGCGCGGGATCGGGCGGCTGCCCAGCCTGAACCTCGGCGAGCGTACCGACCTGGCACGCGGCATCGAGCAGGGCCTGGCCGAGCTGCGCCGCAGCCGCGACGCTCAGCGCGCTGAGCGACTGCTGCTGCTGACCGACGGCTTCACACAGCGGCCCGAGGAGTGCCTGCGCCTGGCGGCAGTGGCCGCCGCCGAGGGGATTGTGATCAGCACGATCGGCCTGGGCGGCGAGTTCCAGGACGATCTGCTGACCGAGATCGCCGATCGCAGCGCCGGGCGGGCGGTGTTTCTGCGCAAGCCCGAGGCCATCCCACATGCCATTGGCGCCGAGCTACAGTCCGCACGCGCAGTCGCAGCCAGCAGCATAGTGCTGCGCCTGACCCTCGAGCATGGCACCAGCCTGCGCCGCGCCACCCGCATCCGGCCCGAGCTGGCCGTGCTCGACGACGCCATCCAATCAGGCGCAGCCGCCGGCAGCTACACCCTGGCGCTGGGCGAGATCGCCGCCGATGCCCGGCTGCTGCTGCTGCTCGAGCTGCTGGCCGCGCCGCAGCCGGCTGGCGTGGCCCGGCTGGGGCGGGCCGAGGCCGGCGCGCGCGGCATGGCGCCGCTGGCTGCCGACCTGGCCGCGCAGTTCGGGCGGGTAGAAGCGGCCCCGCCGGCAGTGCTCGACGCGGCGGCGCGCGCAAATGCCGCCCGCCTACAGCAGCGCGCCCGCGCCACCGCCGCACGCGGCGACGCGCCCGAAGCGGCGCGCCTGCTACGCGCCGCCGCCGCGCGCTTCGACGCGCTGGGCGAGCCTGCGCTCGCCCAGCTGGCACGGAGCCAGGCCAGCACACTCGACCAGACCGGCCAGGCCGATACACTGGCCGCCAAAGAGCTGACCTACGCCACCCGGCGGCTGGGCGAGGGCTAG
- the trpB gene encoding tryptophan synthase subunit beta, producing the protein MTSMPARPGQFGPYGGSYIPETLVPAVAALDAAYTAAKADPAFWDELNGLHHSFTGRPTALTYAGRLTAQLGGAQIYLKREDLAHTGAHKINNALGQGLLARRMGKTRIIAETGAGQHGVATATVCALLGLECVVYMGVDDIARQKPNVFRMRLLGAEVRGVESGSRTLKDAINEAMRDWVSNPDSYYLLGSALGPHPYPTMVRDFQSVIGREAHQQIRAMAGRLPDVVVACVGGGSNAIGIFSAFIAEQHVDLRGVEAGGRGTALGQHAARFAGGQLGVLHGSRTFVLQDDDGQIALTHSISAGLDYAAVGPEHAMLHDDERAFYTAVSDDEALAAFQTLSRLEGIIPALESAHAVAEAIKLAPTMRPDQIILVNLSGRGDKDIFTVAELLGVTI; encoded by the coding sequence ATGACGAGCATGCCCGCCCGCCCTGGCCAGTTCGGCCCCTACGGTGGCAGCTACATCCCCGAGACCCTCGTGCCGGCGGTGGCTGCGCTCGATGCGGCCTATACGGCTGCCAAGGCCGACCCGGCCTTCTGGGATGAGCTGAACGGGCTGCACCACAGCTTCACCGGCCGGCCGACCGCGCTGACCTACGCCGGCCGGCTGACCGCGCAGCTCGGCGGGGCGCAGATCTACCTGAAGCGCGAAGACCTGGCCCACACCGGCGCACACAAGATCAACAACGCGCTCGGCCAGGGGCTACTGGCCCGGCGCATGGGCAAGACGCGCATCATCGCCGAGACCGGCGCCGGCCAGCATGGCGTGGCCACCGCCACCGTGTGCGCGCTACTCGGCCTCGAGTGCGTGGTGTACATGGGCGTCGACGACATCGCGCGCCAGAAGCCGAACGTCTTCCGCATGCGCCTGCTCGGCGCCGAGGTGCGCGGGGTCGAAAGCGGCTCGCGCACGCTCAAAGACGCGATCAACGAAGCCATGCGCGACTGGGTTAGCAACCCCGACTCGTACTACCTGCTGGGCTCGGCGCTCGGCCCACACCCCTACCCAACCATGGTGCGCGACTTCCAGAGCGTGATCGGCCGCGAGGCCCACCAGCAGATCCGGGCCATGGCCGGCCGCCTGCCCGACGTGGTGGTGGCATGTGTCGGCGGCGGCTCGAATGCGATCGGCATCTTCAGCGCATTCATCGCCGAGCAACACGTCGACCTGCGCGGCGTCGAGGCCGGCGGGCGCGGTACCGCACTCGGCCAGCACGCCGCACGATTTGCCGGCGGCCAGCTGGGCGTGCTGCACGGCTCGCGCACCTTCGTGCTGCAGGACGACGACGGCCAGATCGCGCTGACCCACAGCATCTCGGCCGGGCTCGACTACGCGGCGGTAGGCCCCGAGCACGCCATGCTCCACGACGACGAGCGCGCCTTCTACACCGCAGTCAGCGACGACGAGGCGCTCGCGGCCTTCCAGACGCTCTCGCGGCTTGAGGGCATCATCCCGGCGCTCGAGAGCGCGCACGCCGTGGCCGAGGCGATTAAGCTCGCGCCGACCATGCGCCCCGACCAGATCATCCTGGTGAACCTCTCAGGCCGCGGCGACAAAGACATCTTCACCGTCGCCGAGCTGCTGGGCGTGACGATCTAG
- a CDS encoding protein kinase: MSDLLNTRLGQYQLIEAIGHGGMATVYKAYQESLDRHVAVKVLLSNRDPQFAVRFKREARAIAALQHHNILPIYDYGEQNGLLYFVLQYVENGVTLHDQLGTPMAPAPALRLIGHVLAALEYAHVRGVIHRDIKPANILLPAPTWALLADFGIAKLMNDSQHLTMTGFIIGTAAYMAPEQAAGRPIDARTDLYSLGVVLYEMLTGRVPFDSDTPMAVLTKHVYEAPPPPRTINPNLSPALEAMLLRALAKDPNSRYQSAAEMAEDVEQVAAQFERPRPPSQVTSLYRSGVDAFQHGRWGEAVERFSQLVALAPDYEDAAMLLNAARVARDQAAPQQSQAATPPPATQPPTPPSRPATGDTPARPAFTPLAIGINPRPATQPDPAPPPVTAPPVTAPATAPAPAAANPAAPTVAAAPATAPRANPAPVAAEPAQPARRPVGVWIGLAVLLLLLCGAVGFYFFNNVRGTNDPAVVPVAGATPSPTAAPSPRPSSTLTATAAPSPRPSSTTAPTAAPTNAPTATNAPTATNAPNAVVNNDTLNMRAGPGAAYPTIATYPRNTALKVTGKNADGSWLKIEGPDGRTGWMNTQFLQVNVELADMPVLQAPPPPASATARPRPTAAPRPTAAPRPTAEPPTPVPPAPEPPTPAPPTPEPPTPEPTSRPKPKPSATARP, from the coding sequence ATGAGCGATCTCCTCAACACCCGGCTTGGGCAATATCAGCTGATCGAGGCCATCGGCCATGGCGGCATGGCCACCGTGTATAAAGCCTACCAGGAATCGCTCGACCGCCATGTCGCAGTCAAGGTGCTGCTCTCGAACCGCGACCCGCAGTTCGCCGTGCGGTTCAAGCGCGAAGCGCGCGCAATCGCGGCGCTGCAACACCATAATATTCTGCCGATCTACGATTACGGCGAGCAGAACGGCCTGCTGTACTTCGTGCTGCAGTATGTCGAAAATGGCGTGACGCTGCACGACCAGCTCGGCACGCCGATGGCGCCGGCGCCGGCCTTGCGCCTGATCGGGCATGTGCTGGCGGCGCTCGAGTATGCCCACGTGCGCGGCGTGATCCACCGCGACATCAAGCCGGCCAATATTCTGCTGCCCGCGCCTACCTGGGCGCTGCTGGCCGACTTCGGCATCGCCAAGCTGATGAACGACAGCCAGCACCTGACCATGACCGGCTTCATCATTGGTACGGCCGCGTATATGGCGCCCGAGCAAGCCGCCGGCCGGCCGATCGACGCGCGCACCGACCTGTATTCGCTCGGCGTGGTGCTGTACGAGATGCTGACCGGCCGGGTGCCGTTCGACTCCGACACGCCCATGGCCGTGCTGACCAAGCACGTGTACGAGGCCCCGCCGCCGCCGCGCACGATCAACCCGAACCTGTCGCCGGCGCTCGAGGCGATGCTGCTGCGCGCGCTGGCGAAAGACCCGAACAGCCGCTACCAGTCGGCCGCCGAGATGGCCGAGGATGTCGAGCAGGTGGCCGCGCAGTTCGAACGGCCGCGCCCGCCCAGCCAGGTGACCAGCCTGTACCGCTCGGGTGTCGATGCGTTCCAGCACGGCCGCTGGGGCGAGGCGGTCGAGCGCTTCAGCCAGCTGGTGGCGCTGGCGCCCGACTACGAAGATGCCGCGATGCTGCTGAACGCCGCGCGCGTCGCGCGCGACCAGGCCGCGCCGCAACAGAGCCAGGCGGCCACGCCACCGCCGGCCACCCAGCCGCCCACCCCGCCGAGCCGGCCGGCGACTGGCGACACCCCGGCACGGCCGGCGTTCACACCGCTGGCGATTGGCATTAACCCGCGCCCGGCCACCCAGCCCGACCCGGCGCCGCCACCGGTGACCGCACCCCCGGTGACGGCACCAGCTACAGCGCCGGCGCCGGCCGCCGCCAACCCGGCCGCGCCCACCGTCGCGGCGGCGCCGGCCACAGCGCCGCGCGCCAACCCGGCGCCGGTCGCCGCCGAGCCGGCCCAGCCTGCTCGCCGCCCGGTCGGCGTATGGATCGGGCTGGCCGTGCTGCTGCTGCTGCTGTGTGGTGCAGTCGGGTTCTACTTCTTCAACAATGTGCGCGGCACCAACGACCCGGCGGTTGTGCCGGTGGCCGGCGCTACGCCCAGCCCCACGGCTGCGCCCAGCCCGCGCCCGAGCAGCACGCTTACGGCCACGGCCGCGCCCAGCCCGCGCCCGAGCAGCACGACTGCGCCCACAGCTGCGCCCACGAATGCACCTACAGCCACGAATGCGCCCACAGCCACGAATGCGCCAAACGCGGTTGTCAACAACGACACGCTCAACATGCGCGCGGGGCCGGGCGCGGCATACCCGACAATCGCAACATACCCACGCAATACCGCGCTCAAAGTGACCGGCAAGAACGCCGATGGCAGCTGGCTCAAGATCGAGGGGCCAGATGGGCGCACCGGCTGGATGAACACACAGTTTCTTCAGGTGAATGTGGAACTTGCGGATATGCCGGTGCTGCAGGCCCCGCCACCGCCGGCCAGCGCTACGGCGCGCCCGCGCCCGACGGCCGCACCACGCCCGACGGCCGCACCGCGCCCGACGGCCGAGCCGCCTACGCCGGTGCCGCCCGCGCCCGAGCCGCCTACGCCGGCGCCGCCTACACCCGAGCCGCCCACGCCTGAGCCAACCAGCCGGCCGAAGCCCAAGCCGAGCGCCACAGCCCGGCCGTAG
- a CDS encoding SBBP repeat-containing protein codes for MRRQLFARIALLISIMLIASVPATQRTLAAIRSAAPAVRATPHPAVQPLMFIANAGQLDAPARFQVHGNGATLFLADDAIWLTIIDSMAQNTTRRQFANPASVASPADDSPPGARPAWARGSNIKISFAGANPRPQLEPFGQLDTRVGFFRGAQSNWRAGLVAWSGVRYRDLYPGIDLEVSGANGQLEQQLRVRPGADLGAVQLRVDGAESQRIDGAYLRLSTKAGEVALPLLLAKADNGQPIVTAATPQIHGRTIAAPFAQAAGLAAAPTPQGTNDLLFSSFIGGEYDDKAWAVASDTSGATYITGETFSPGFPKTPGAFDTSCGTAAAANCDYSGQFYAWDAYVVKINAAGTGLSYATFLGGENDDGGYGIAVDADGAAYVTGYTISTAFPVTNTLTGTPFDDTCGTDSICNFDGSFYYYDGFLAKLSPDGSALVYSSYFGGANGDWGNAIAVNSSNEAYITGRTFAPDFPTTSGAFDETCGTDGACDFANNTYYYDGFALRFTSNGGDLQYSTYLGGNNRETGFDIAVDSNGAAYVTGNTTSDDFPTTSNAYDTECGTDGLCDLLNNFVYYDIFVVKIKPDGSDLAYGTYAGGSNGEGGYSIAVDSNGAAYITGYIYSSLNLSGPNVLDPTLDGLFDSFAIKLNPNGTNVVYGTYIGGSEADSGRGIAVDSSGNAYITGWTTSGDMPISGNAYSLFFGGATDAFALKLSANGSSLLYGTFLGGSEIDESHGLALGPNNSMQLAGLTASANFPITAGAPDASYAGNTCGQNPDSHPCYDAFVARLVPGTIVSSPVVRTFTPLGLLNATLGAGVVPPPPPPACDAFEPNDDRKTNPKKITIGAALQAKLCQNDKEDNYFVELERNSTVNITLDVPLTLKTKTLLYVYSQADNYATPVCANGNRPNTTRITAACGVLGSGRYVVRLYTATAADFDNTNSYSLLLSS; via the coding sequence GTGAGACGCCAACTATTCGCCAGGATCGCGCTATTAATCAGCATTATGCTGATCGCGAGCGTGCCCGCGACTCAGCGCACGCTGGCTGCTATACGCTCGGCCGCACCGGCCGTGCGCGCCACGCCACACCCCGCAGTACAGCCGCTCATGTTCATCGCGAATGCCGGCCAGCTCGATGCGCCGGCCCGTTTTCAAGTGCATGGCAACGGTGCAACACTATTCCTCGCCGACGATGCAATCTGGCTGACGATTATCGATAGCATGGCGCAGAATACTACGCGCCGTCAATTCGCCAACCCTGCCAGCGTCGCCTCGCCCGCCGACGACAGCCCGCCAGGCGCCCGCCCGGCATGGGCGCGCGGCTCCAATATCAAGATCAGCTTTGCCGGCGCCAACCCACGGCCACAGCTAGAGCCGTTCGGCCAGCTCGACACGCGGGTCGGCTTCTTCCGCGGCGCACAGTCGAACTGGCGTGCCGGCCTGGTAGCCTGGAGCGGCGTGCGCTACCGCGACCTGTACCCCGGCATCGATCTTGAAGTAAGCGGCGCGAACGGGCAGCTCGAACAGCAGCTGCGTGTGCGGCCCGGCGCCGACCTGGGTGCCGTTCAGCTGCGCGTCGACGGCGCCGAATCGCAGCGCATCGACGGCGCCTACCTGCGGCTGAGCACCAAAGCCGGCGAGGTGGCGCTGCCGCTGCTGCTGGCCAAGGCAGACAACGGCCAGCCGATCGTGACCGCCGCGACGCCCCAGATTCATGGCCGCACCATCGCCGCGCCGTTCGCACAAGCTGCCGGCCTCGCTGCGGCACCCACACCACAGGGCACCAACGATCTGCTCTTCAGTAGCTTTATCGGCGGCGAATACGACGACAAGGCCTGGGCGGTCGCCAGCGACACCAGCGGCGCTACATATATCACTGGCGAAACATTTTCGCCTGGCTTCCCCAAAACACCCGGAGCGTTCGACACCAGCTGTGGCACCGCCGCAGCCGCAAACTGCGATTACAGTGGGCAGTTCTACGCCTGGGATGCCTACGTAGTCAAGATTAACGCTGCCGGCACCGGCCTGAGCTACGCCACGTTTCTGGGCGGCGAGAACGACGACGGCGGCTACGGCATCGCCGTCGACGCCGATGGCGCGGCCTATGTCACCGGCTACACGATCTCAACGGCCTTCCCCGTTACTAATACACTCACCGGCACGCCATTCGACGACACCTGCGGTACCGACAGCATCTGCAACTTCGATGGAAGCTTCTACTACTACGACGGCTTCCTGGCCAAGCTTAGCCCCGATGGAAGCGCGCTGGTCTACTCGAGCTACTTCGGCGGCGCCAACGGCGATTGGGGCAACGCGATCGCGGTCAATAGCAGTAACGAGGCCTACATCACCGGGCGAACCTTTGCGCCCGATTTCCCCACCACATCAGGCGCCTTCGACGAGACCTGCGGCACCGATGGGGCGTGCGATTTCGCGAATAATACCTACTACTACGATGGCTTTGCGCTGCGATTCACCAGCAACGGCGGCGATCTACAATACTCGACCTACCTGGGCGGCAACAACCGCGAAACTGGCTTCGACATCGCCGTCGACTCAAACGGCGCGGCGTATGTCACCGGCAACACCACCTCCGACGACTTCCCGACCACATCAAACGCGTACGATACCGAATGCGGCACCGATGGCCTGTGCGACCTGCTGAACAACTTCGTGTACTACGATATCTTCGTCGTCAAGATCAAACCGGATGGCTCGGATCTCGCCTATGGCACCTACGCCGGCGGCAGCAATGGCGAAGGCGGCTATAGCATCGCCGTCGACTCAAACGGTGCGGCGTATATTACAGGGTACATCTACTCGAGCCTGAACCTGAGCGGGCCGAATGTGCTCGACCCGACCCTCGATGGGTTATTCGACAGCTTTGCGATCAAGCTTAACCCCAATGGCACAAACGTGGTCTACGGCACGTACATCGGCGGCAGCGAGGCCGACTCCGGTCGTGGCATCGCGGTCGACTCCAGCGGCAATGCGTATATCACAGGGTGGACGACATCGGGCGACATGCCGATCTCTGGTAATGCCTACAGCCTGTTCTTCGGCGGTGCGACCGACGCCTTCGCGCTCAAACTCAGTGCCAATGGATCGAGCCTGCTCTATGGCACCTTTCTTGGCGGCTCCGAGATCGACGAGAGCCACGGCCTGGCGCTTGGCCCGAATAACAGCATGCAGCTGGCCGGATTAACCGCTTCGGCCAATTTCCCAATCACAGCCGGCGCACCCGACGCCAGCTATGCCGGCAACACGTGTGGCCAGAATCCCGATTCGCATCCCTGCTATGATGCGTTCGTGGCCAGGTTGGTGCCCGGCACGATCGTCTCTAGCCCGGTCGTACGTACATTCACGCCACTGGGGCTGCTTAACGCAACGCTTGGCGCCGGCGTGGTGCCGCCGCCGCCGCCACCGGCCTGCGATGCGTTCGAGCCGAACGACGACCGCAAGACCAACCCGAAAAAGATCACGATCGGCGCAGCGCTGCAGGCCAAGCTCTGCCAGAACGATAAGGAGGACAACTACTTCGTCGAACTCGAGCGCAACAGCACCGTCAATATCACGCTCGATGTTCCGCTTACGCTGAAAACCAAAACCCTGCTGTACGTCTACAGCCAGGCCGATAACTACGCCACCCCGGTGTGCGCCAACGGCAACCGGCCCAATACGACCCGCATCACGGCTGCCTGCGGCGTGCTCGGCTCGGGCCGCTATGTCGTGCGCTTGTATACGGCGACCGCCGCCGATTTCGACAACACCAACTCCTATTCGCTGCTACTGTCGAGCTGA
- a CDS encoding TPM domain-containing protein: MKQTVRLIALAALALLLALPALVLAQGRVIVDDTTGSVDTAAVQRAAQALTAKGATVVVLVSDQTGGDSQAYTSRRLQRYNIKASPLEPSAIIYLVALDQRNVFIYYGADWNATLGPAYKTIADRDMIPQLARGNTTQGLVAGIAGTVDAIENPPGAPISLAPIALAIVVVALLAIGVPLLVRSLGKRRALARALAQAQQAATDARQRAGVAIADFAQALGTAREKAQYDQLSYAPADVQQIGQWQAAAESQFAAAQERFDTAGEALAARATPAQADYEAAAQAYDQATQAVQGAREQIERAEARRAELDQLNASAPGEVDRPKKALADAAAQLQALGQEFPNAQAILRPLEDMLAQAEALLAGHRAAEAIAAAGAASAAIDELNRTLARYADIREGISAGRAAAEKVAGQGYHIDGGLAAFAHAEDLLGQAAAILDRDAAGARDRIEQAEAARAEGVARGGGMPALRQANDQRLPQVRAATTQAAAAITGGRDAFALVHEFAEATWSDIRGNGSEAEAAAGRASQLIERAAQRNTMQAQDFAGAQADLAAAEQQLGFVHALIEAILQRLSDLQAARTAARAEVAAAQADFDAGWSYVRSNDPDVGKDPEASLRQAGALLEQANAELQQPRPNWLTIVKQAQQANHLADQAIANARSEVDAMNALRAQAQRAQQLAAGETQKIAQFVGLHENDLPGDSPERLAQLQAEIQQAYATLQAAERDEEAARAADLRQAISAYTTVEQHAEALYQQLYTSFTRTDQLRRQLASEVEAAERALTLAEQRYNTYTAYLASGGAARDQLRAARAMLDAIGNPHGENRLAQAVRDAAAARAAAERAGQLINDQISRAQRTRPGERLDDVLAGALIGSILSGDHGRHGGHGRDHGSGSGSGGWGSGGGSLGGWGGGGGGGWGGGGGGGGGWGGGGGGGGGW, encoded by the coding sequence GTGAAACAGACAGTGCGGCTGATCGCGCTGGCGGCGCTGGCGCTGCTGCTGGCCCTGCCGGCGCTGGTGCTGGCCCAGGGGCGCGTGATCGTCGACGACACCACCGGCAGCGTCGATACGGCAGCCGTGCAGCGCGCGGCCCAGGCGCTGACGGCCAAGGGCGCCACGGTTGTCGTGCTGGTGAGCGACCAGACCGGCGGCGACTCGCAGGCCTATACGAGCCGGCGCCTGCAGCGCTACAACATCAAGGCCAGCCCGCTCGAACCCAGCGCGATCATCTACCTGGTGGCGCTCGACCAGCGCAATGTGTTCATCTACTACGGCGCCGACTGGAATGCCACGCTCGGCCCGGCCTACAAGACGATCGCCGACCGCGATATGATCCCGCAGCTGGCGCGTGGCAACACCACCCAGGGGCTGGTGGCCGGCATCGCCGGCACCGTCGATGCGATCGAGAACCCGCCTGGCGCACCGATCAGCCTGGCGCCGATCGCGCTTGCGATCGTGGTGGTGGCGCTGCTGGCGATCGGCGTGCCGCTGCTGGTACGCAGCCTGGGCAAGCGCCGCGCGCTGGCACGCGCCCTGGCCCAGGCCCAACAGGCCGCCACCGATGCGCGCCAGCGCGCCGGCGTGGCAATTGCCGATTTCGCCCAGGCGCTCGGCACCGCGCGCGAGAAGGCCCAGTACGACCAGCTCTCGTATGCGCCGGCCGATGTGCAGCAGATCGGGCAGTGGCAGGCTGCCGCCGAAAGCCAGTTCGCCGCCGCGCAAGAGCGCTTCGACACCGCCGGCGAGGCGCTGGCCGCGCGCGCTACACCGGCCCAGGCCGATTACGAAGCCGCTGCGCAAGCCTACGACCAGGCCACCCAGGCGGTGCAGGGCGCGCGCGAGCAGATCGAGCGGGCCGAGGCGCGCCGCGCCGAGCTCGACCAGCTCAACGCCAGCGCGCCCGGCGAGGTCGATCGCCCAAAAAAAGCGCTGGCTGACGCCGCCGCGCAGCTCCAGGCGCTAGGCCAGGAGTTCCCCAACGCCCAGGCCATCCTGCGGCCGCTGGAGGACATGCTGGCCCAGGCCGAGGCGCTGCTGGCCGGGCACCGCGCCGCCGAGGCCATTGCGGCCGCGGGGGCGGCGTCAGCCGCGATCGACGAGCTCAACCGCACATTGGCGCGCTATGCCGATATTCGCGAGGGCATCTCGGCCGGCCGCGCCGCCGCCGAGAAGGTTGCCGGCCAGGGCTACCATATCGATGGCGGGCTGGCGGCCTTCGCACACGCCGAGGATCTACTCGGCCAGGCGGCAGCAATACTCGACCGCGACGCCGCCGGCGCGCGTGATCGGATCGAGCAGGCCGAGGCCGCGCGTGCCGAGGGCGTCGCGCGCGGCGGCGGCATGCCCGCGCTGCGCCAGGCCAACGACCAGCGCCTGCCGCAGGTGCGGGCCGCCACCACCCAGGCCGCCGCCGCGATCACCGGCGGGCGCGACGCCTTCGCGCTGGTACATGAATTTGCCGAGGCGACCTGGAGCGACATCCGTGGTAACGGCAGCGAGGCCGAGGCCGCCGCCGGCCGCGCCAGCCAGCTGATCGAGCGCGCCGCCCAGCGCAACACCATGCAAGCCCAGGACTTCGCGGGCGCACAGGCCGACCTGGCCGCCGCCGAGCAGCAGCTGGGCTTCGTGCATGCGCTGATCGAAGCGATCCTCCAGCGCCTCAGCGATCTACAGGCCGCCCGCACTGCCGCCCGCGCCGAGGTGGCCGCCGCCCAGGCCGACTTCGACGCCGGCTGGAGCTATGTGCGCTCGAACGACCCCGATGTGGGTAAAGACCCCGAGGCCAGCCTCAGGCAGGCCGGCGCATTACTCGAGCAGGCCAACGCCGAGCTGCAACAGCCCCGGCCGAACTGGCTGACGATCGTCAAGCAGGCCCAGCAGGCTAACCACCTGGCCGATCAGGCCATCGCCAACGCGCGCAGCGAGGTCGATGCCATGAACGCGCTACGCGCACAGGCCCAGCGTGCCCAACAGCTGGCCGCCGGCGAGACGCAGAAGATCGCCCAGTTTGTCGGCCTGCACGAGAACGACCTGCCCGGCGATAGCCCTGAGCGCCTGGCCCAGCTACAGGCCGAGATCCAGCAGGCCTACGCCACCCTACAGGCCGCCGAGCGCGACGAAGAGGCCGCGCGCGCGGCGGATCTGCGCCAGGCCATCAGCGCCTACACAACGGTCGAGCAGCATGCCGAGGCGCTCTACCAGCAGCTCTACACAAGCTTCACGCGCACCGACCAGCTGCGCCGCCAGCTGGCGAGCGAGGTCGAAGCGGCCGAGCGCGCGCTGACGCTGGCCGAACAGCGCTACAACACCTACACGGCCTACCTGGCAAGCGGCGGCGCGGCACGCGATCAGCTGCGCGCGGCGCGCGCTATGCTCGATGCGATCGGCAACCCGCACGGCGAAAACCGCCTGGCCCAGGCCGTGCGCGATGCTGCCGCAGCACGCGCCGCCGCCGAGCGTGCCGGCCAGCTGATCAACGACCAGATCAGCCGGGCGCAGCGCACCCGGCCGGGCGAGCGCCTCGATGATGTGCTGGCCGGCGCGCTGATTGGCTCGATCCTCAGCGGCGACCACGGCCGGCACGGCGGCCATGGTCGTGACCATGGTAGCGGAAGCGGAAGCGGCGGTTGGGGCAGCGGCGGCGGCAGCCTGGGTGGCTGGGGTGGCGGCGGTGGCGGGGGCTGGGGCGGCGGCGGCGGCGGTGGCGGGGGTTGGGGCGGCGGCGGCGGCGGCGGCGGTGGCTGGTAA